The following DNA comes from Ricinus communis isolate WT05 ecotype wild-type chromosome 10, ASM1957865v1, whole genome shotgun sequence.
aaattaaaagagaaaacaaatgaaaaaagaaaattaaaagaatattccctaaaaaaaagaaaaaacacacacacactaGCTAATCTAATCCTACGGCTATAGTTAACTCAAACTCCTCTACATAAACCCTGCAACTGAACGCTGCTTTAACACTTGtctcttctctattttttctatCTCAAAACAACTTTCACTCTCTCCAGATCTAAACAAAAACCTATGGCGATTACTATCGTCTCCGTCAGGGCTAGGCAGATCTTCGACAGCCGTGGTAATCCAACGGTCGAGGTTTGTCTTCCAGCCGATCACTCTACTTATTGTGTTTATCTTCATTTTCGATACTTTCTATGTTAAAGATAGATCTGTTAACAGTGCAATTATATGTTCTTAGattgaaattataatatgCTTTAAGTGATTTAATGGATGTGGATTTGGTGTAGGCTGATATAAAATTATCGGATGGTCACTTGGCTAGAGCCGCCGTTCCTAGTGGTGCATCCACTGGTATGTTGTTTCTCTTATGTATTTATTCACCGTGctattcatataatataaatgataatCGGCcttaatatttcttatatgtcattttgttgattttagGTATTTATGAGGCTCTTGAGTTAAGAGATGGAGGATCAGATTACTTAGGAAAAGGTGTTTCTAAGGTAAATtattacttctttttttttttcttaaactttTTCGCGCAAGAATGGATTTGATTTGTGATTTAAGTTTACTTGACTTTATTGTTTATTGTAGGCTGTTGAGAATGTTAATTCAATTATTGGCCCTGCATTGATTGGCAAGGTTAGTTACTGCCACTTCATTGTTTAATGAGTTTGTTTAAGCATCAAGTTAACTTTAAATTGCATCAAAGCATATGATGTTTTTCTCTGCTGAATCATTTGGTTTGGTTTGTTGTTTAATTCTTTTGCACAGGACCCAACTGAGCAGACTGCTCTTGATAACTTTATGGTTCAAGAATTGGATGGAACTGTAAATGAGTGGGGTTGGTGCAAACAAAAGGTATAgcttaattgattgatttttgtttgtttatgcATAGTATTCTTGTTGGGAATGTTGGTTACAACAACTATTATTTGTGAATTTTTCCAGCTCGGAGCAAACGCCATCTTGGCTGTGTCTCTCGCTCTTTGCAAGGCTGGTGCTCATGTCAAGGGTATTCCCCTTTACAAggtattttcttcattttcttagtTGTTTCTTCTTTACCTCTATCccttcttttttcaattacaaatttataatatgctCCATGACAACAGTTTAGAATACTGGACTAATAGTTACCCAGTCAAGCAATGATGGATGTTTGGTTTGTTATAGGTCATGGtttttgtttcccttttcctTCTCGTGCTTCTGCAGAACCTTGATAACATTTGTTTTGCTTGCAGCACATTGCTAACCTTGCTGGTAACAAGAACTTGGTGTTGCCTGTCCCTGCTTTCAATGTCATTAATGGTGGATCACATGCTGGAAATAAACTTGCTATGCAGGCAATCTTCTCAGTCCTTCATTTGGCCAATCCGTTATGAATGCATCCTTAGCTTGTCTTGTCTTGTCTTTTATGAATGCTCCTTTATTGAGATTGTTAACTCTTTTCTCTACAGGAGTTCATGATTCTTCCTGTTGGAGCTTCTTCATTCAAGGAGGCCATGAAGATGGGTGCTGAAGTATACCATCACTTGAAGGTTGGTTTTTCCTTAGTTTTCCTGTTGCTTTAATTTTTGCcagctttttgtttcttttatgataTTCTTTTGATGCTATTGCAATTTGATCAATTTTGGCATCAGATTCTGTAGGATCAGAGCCTGTGCACGATCTTGTTCTGATATATTCACTAATCTTCTATGACTCCTTTAAAATATCTCTCTTGTTGATATCCATGTTATCATAAAGTCCTCCCTACTTGGTTGCAAAAATATGTAGCTGCTAACTATTagaattatcttttattcCTGTTTTTCAGTCTGTGATAAAAAAGAAGTATGGTCAGGATGCAACCAATGTTGGTGATGAAGGTGGTTTTGCTCCTAACATTCaggttatcttttgtttgaattttgtGGTTTTACTTGACTTTTTGTTCCTGCTGTTTTCCCATTGTTTGCAACTAGTATGTGCTCACAGTAGCAAATTCGCTTGTGTCCAGGAAAACAAGGAAGGACTGGAATTGCTCAAGACTGCCATCGCTAAAGCTGGTTACACAGGCAAAGTAAGTTCTATTTCTGCCTCAGTATAGTCTTTCGATTTTTTGACATGAAAAGGAATTTTAGATACTAAAAGTTTCACCATTTTGTAGGTGGTTATTGGAATGGACGTTGCTGCTTCTGAATTTTATGGTTCAGATAAAACATATGATTTGAACTTCAAAGAAGAGGTGGGTTTTTGTGGCATGAAGGTGCTGTTAATTGCAGTTGCTTATATTGAGACCATAGGGTACAATAATTACTGCCAGTGTTGTTAATGTATTCGCAATATTGCCTTGTTATCTGGTTTACTGATTGTAGCATTCTCCTGGGTTGGACTGGATGAAAACAACTGTGTAAAACCCGTTATGATATAACAAATCCAGCTGCTGCTTTAGGCCGTGCTTTAGGTCATCTCATGTACATAGTATAATAGAGTTATTGGGATGCTTTGGTCATTTGACTGTGTgctctttcattttctttactccctttaattttgttttttctggGATTTTGTTTGTGTAGAACAATGATGGTTCGCAGAAGATATCAGGTGAAGCTCTCAAGGACCTGTACAAGTCATTTGCATCTGAGTATCCCATTGTATCAATTGAAGATCCATTTGACCAAGATGACTGGGAGCACTACTCAAAGCTAACTAGTGAAATTGGAGAGAAAGTACAAATTGTAGGAGATGATCTTTTAGTCACCAATCCTAAGGTGGGTCTAATTTTCTTGGCCCGCTTTGGGCTAGTTTTGGTTTCACGAGAGACCCTTGATTTCATGGGCCACATCATGtaatcaaaacaataaaaatcatTGAGATTGCTCCCTCCATCTGACCTCTCCAtttatcttcttcttatgTGCAGAGGGTGGAGAAGGCTATTCAAGAGAAGGCTTGCAATGCTCTTCTCCTCAAGGTACTGTTGATTGTTTTCCTGAAATGGGTTATTGTGGCTTTCTCTTGTCTTTGGTTGCAAGAATAAGCAagaatgaattatttttcatgcGTTATGGAAACAGGTTAATCAGATTGGATCTGTAACTGAGAGCATTGAAGCAGTGAGGATGTCCAAGCGAGCTGGATGGGGTGTGATGGCCAGTCACCGCAGTGGTGAAACTGAGGATACTTTCATTGCTGACTTGTCAGTGGGTTTGGCCACGGTAATTGAATTCCCTGGAAAAGACTTTGGACTTTGGACACTATGCCTTACTGCTTTCCAAGTTTGTCCCTTGTATTATTCAGTTTCTTGGAtgttcatttttctttttgttttgaacATCAGGGTCAGATTAAGACTGGAGCGCCATGCAGGTCAGAGCGCCTTGCAAAATATAATCAGGTAACTTTACTACTTCactattttctgtttttttagCTTCTGCATATGTTGGCATAAATTTGCTGATTGTTACGTATCTGTGTAGCTCCTGCGTATTGAGGAAGAGCTTGGTGCAGAAGCAGTTTATGCTGGAGCCAAATTCAGGACACCTGTTGAACCCTATTAGAATCTGAAAGGGGTACTTGTTGGAGGTCAGATCCGAGCAGCGGACTTTTACttgaaatgaataaatttGTGTGAAATGGGTTAACCCTGGACcctttttcaaataattttgaCAGAAGTTTTGTTATGAGGTTGCAATAGTGGTGTAGGGAGTagtgttttttttcttctaaagtCAGAATATGTTCCACCAAAAGCTTACATTGAGTTTGCTTTTTATAATCGGGAAATGAAATGTTGGATTACATTATAAATCTTTGCGAAATGGTTTTGATTTGGCTGGTTTGTTGACTTCCTTTCACCAGTGCTCAAAATAAGCGCTTATTCAATGACttgcaatttattttagaattgcTTTGATATTTGGTGGAACTTGTAAGAGAGCATGGTTTGGGTTATATTTGGAATTCTGGAGTGGAGAAATGCTATTTGCAACAGGTTTTATTTGACGCACGAGCATACAGCTCAGGGTTGCGGAAGTCTCCTATTGAAGGGGATTGGGGAAAGTGGATATGCTCTTAAATTTCTATTACAAAGCACAATTAACTCTGGAGTTTATTCTTATTTAAGTTCTGAATGTCCTAAAAAACTTTTAAGTTAAACtctattcaattttaaaatttgcaattatGGTCGTCGGTGATCTAAGCATCGCTGAACGTTGGTTGAAGCGTACAACTCTCCGATCACCTGAAAAGACTGATAGTGCATGTTAGTGATAGTTCATGTTAATTCGCCGCCAAACAACGGTCAAAGAAGGTGATTTTAGGACCACGCAATAAGACAGAATTTTTAAAGGCGTATTTAGGGGGGTAATGAGGCCACTATTTGATTAGTCACACACATGCATTGGACCATTTAAATGAGACATTTTAATTGAATGATTAATTGTGGTCTCAATAAAGTTCAAAGTTTTTCAtataccttttattttattctccaAATCCAGACTAGAAATTAGGCAAAGCGGAGGATTTTTTTTAAGGCTTTACAGACAGCATTGTTTCCATTAACCTGCTGCTAGAATCAACTTATTTTCTCTGTAAATCATTAATAAGTCTATTATGATAGTTTGAGTTTTAGGTTAAATGATCATTTcaatttgctttttttttttttttttttgtaaattaaagtatttaaaatGACATTCCTTTATAGAGAAGAttgttttaatgaaaattttatataaatcttgTTCTACACAGGGCTATGAATTTTCcagttttattatattagacTCAATAAATTTGTGAGTCTAAttggattattattattaatatattaattgaatGGATTTAAAAACTGCTACTTGATTCAAATagattatcaatttattagtatttCACTCTCTAGATTCAATTACACTCCTAATAAAACATTATCTCCTTAAAATGTATTACAACTATTTAAGAACAAAACTCTTTTAGTCCTTCACATGGTCGCtaagcaataaaataatgaaaaaaggGTTAGCTTCCATTAGGTTGTAATAAGAAAGCTAGACATTGAATTATTTAAGACATAATGTTATGATAGATCAAAAGACCggcattaaataaataaataaaagaaagaagactaGGTGCATCAGAAAGtaaatattatcataaattttaaaatagagaGGTgacatgataaaaaaaatcagaattCCAAAAGTTGCAGGCTGTGGGGTTCGAACCCACGCGTACTTATGTACAGAAGATCTTAAGTCTTCCCCCTTAACCTCTCGGGCAAACCTGCGTTTTTGTTCAAATCGTTTCTTCTcgctatataatatataaaaataaaataacaacttAGGTTTAAAATCAGAATATAGTAGAGAGGAAGAGATCTTACGTAGTCTACAAAAACCCTAGAAATTCaacagataaaaaaaaaaacaaaaaacagaaaaggaaaacagGAATTGAATCGAGAAAATCATGGCAGAACACTTAGCATCAATATTTGGAACAGAGAAAGACAGAGTAAACTGTCCATTTTATTTCAAGATCGGAGCATGTAGACATGGAGATAGATGTTCAAGACTCCACACGAAACCTAGCATTAGCCCTACGCTTCTGCTATCAAACATGTACCAGCGTCCTGACATGCTGACCCCAGGCGTGGATCCTCAGGCTCAGTCTCAATCACTTGACCCTCGCAAGATCCAAGACCACTTTGAAGATTTTTATCAGGATCTTTTTGAAGAGCTCAGTAAATATGGCGATATTGAAAGCTTGAATATTTGCGATAATCTCGCGGACCACAtggtttgtttcttttcttcttttccccctctttttttgggctttttggtttaattgtgttgtttgattttttgttTCTGTAGGTTGGGAATGTGTATGTTCAATTTAGAGAAGAAGATCATGCTGCTAATGCTCTGCGTAACCTCAATGGACGCTTTTATGCAGGttctttttattgtatttaattttttttttttaatttaggtACTGTGAATTTTGTAATGTTAAATTGTCTgttttagattatattttgattgatttattGATTTCAGACACTTTAGGGTTTTACATTTTAGGACACATTTGGTGAAGGCATAGTTTacaaattcaattgaattgtAAATCTCGCAATATCTTGTTAGTTTTGGCAagatttgatttctttc
Coding sequences within:
- the LOC8288376 gene encoding enolase, coding for MAITIVSVRARQIFDSRGNPTVEADIKLSDGHLARAAVPSGASTGIYEALELRDGGSDYLGKGVSKAVENVNSIIGPALIGKDPTEQTALDNFMVQELDGTVNEWGWCKQKLGANAILAVSLALCKAGAHVKGIPLYKHIANLAGNKNLVLPVPAFNVINGGSHAGNKLAMQEFMILPVGASSFKEAMKMGAEVYHHLKSVIKKKYGQDATNVGDEGGFAPNIQENKEGLELLKTAIAKAGYTGKVVIGMDVAASEFYGSDKTYDLNFKEENNDGSQKISGEALKDLYKSFASEYPIVSIEDPFDQDDWEHYSKLTSEIGEKVQIVGDDLLVTNPKRVEKAIQEKACNALLLKVNQIGSVTESIEAVRMSKRAGWGVMASHRSGETEDTFIADLSVGLATGQIKTGAPCRSERLAKYNQLLRIEEELGAEAVYAGAKFRTPVEPY